One part of the Rattus rattus isolate New Zealand chromosome 14, Rrattus_CSIRO_v1, whole genome shotgun sequence genome encodes these proteins:
- the Gpx5 gene encoding epididymal secretory glutathione peroxidase isoform X1: MNKDRRPSDPKSAVLVMAIQLRVFYLVPLLLASYVQTTPRLEKMKMDCYKDVKGTIYNYEALSLNGKERIPFKQYAGKHVLFVNVATYCGLTIQYPELNALQDDLKQFGLVILGFPCNQFGKQEPGDNTEILPGLKYVRPGKGFLPNFQLFAKGDVNGEKEQEIFTFLKRSCPHPSETVVTSKHTFWEPIKVHDIRWNFEKFLVGPNGVPVMRWFHQAPVSTVKSDILAYLNQFKTI, translated from the exons ATGAACAAAGACCGCAGGCCCTCAGACCCGAAGTCGGCAGTATTAGTCATGGCTATACAGCTAAGAGTCTTCTATCTCGTTCCACTTCTTCTAGCCAGCTATGTGCAGACAACCCCCAGGCTGGAAAAGATGAAG ATGGACTGCTACAAAGATGTGAAAGGCACCATCTACAACTACGAGGCTCTGTCTCTTAATGGGAAGGAACGCATTCCATTCAAGCAGTATGCAGGAAAGCACGTCCTCTTTGTCAATGTGGCTACCTATTGTGGTCTGACAATTCAGTATCCTG AACTGAATGCACTCCAGGATGATCTGAAGCAATTTGGCTTGGTTATATTGGGCTTTCCCTGCAACCAATTTGGAAAGCAAGAACCAGGAGACAATACAGAGATTCTTCCTGGGCTCAA ATATGTTCGTCCGGGAAAAGGATTTTTACCTAATTTCCAGCTTTTTGCGAAAGGGGATGTAAATGGTGAAAAAGAGCAGGAAATCTTTACCTTCTTGAAG CGCTCCTGTCCTCACCCCTCAGAGACTGTGGTCACAAGCAAACATACATTCTGGGAGCCAATAAAAGTCCATGACATCCGCTGGAACTTTGAGAAGTTTCTGGTGGGACCCAACGGTGTCCCTGTCATGCGCTGGTtccaccaggctcctgtcagcactgtCAAGTCTGACATCCTGGCGTACCTGAATCAATTCAAAACCATATAG
- the Gpx5 gene encoding epididymal secretory glutathione peroxidase isoform X2, giving the protein MAIQLRVFYLVPLLLASYVQTTPRLEKMKMDCYKDVKGTIYNYEALSLNGKERIPFKQYAGKHVLFVNVATYCGLTIQYPDMFVREKDFYLISSFLRKGM; this is encoded by the exons ATGGCTATACAGCTAAGAGTCTTCTATCTCGTTCCACTTCTTCTAGCCAGCTATGTGCAGACAACCCCCAGGCTGGAAAAGATGAAG ATGGACTGCTACAAAGATGTGAAAGGCACCATCTACAACTACGAGGCTCTGTCTCTTAATGGGAAGGAACGCATTCCATTCAAGCAGTATGCAGGAAAGCACGTCCTCTTTGTCAATGTGGCTACCTATTGTGGTCTGACAATTCAGTATCCTG ATATGTTCGTCCGGGAAAAGGATTTTTACCTAATTTCCAGCTTTTTGCGAAAGGGGATGTAA